One Torulaspora globosa chromosome 5, complete sequence DNA window includes the following coding sequences:
- the COX18 gene encoding membrane insertase COX18 (ancestral locus Anc_4.209): MVVMLIHRIGPRVSIRECLAGNSLGTSISKRKISVFQGVSETLIHIHSASSLPWVVLIPLGTILLRTVTTLPLSVWQRKRIVKQQELRKLVQAIPPVTKLRLAASTASRSENSITSSGSATGELPNGGSTARSRTLTPEQITLLAVKETRKRQKRLFAKYNVQMWKNAVLPLVQMPLWVTLSMGIRSLTEKRLLETNTGQLLNSIVPPTLDLSLPLEPLPMLVPLILGSLALINVEYNGKALSSTRASNAGIVLATDEHSRAAQGMASILNISRFGCIFMMGISSQAPLLLSLYWISSQLYSFTQNLILNWLWPYER; the protein is encoded by the coding sequence ATGGTAGTCATGTTGATCCACCGCATTGGTCCCAGGGTTAGCATCCGTGAGTGCCTTGCTGGCAATTCACTGGGCACTTCCATTAGCAAGCGGAAAATTTCTGTATTTCAAGGTGTGTCTGAGACGCTGATCCACATTCACAGTGCTTCCAGCCTACCCTGGGTGGTGCTCATACCGCTGGGAACTATCCTACTCAGGACTGTAACTACGTTGCCGTTGAGTGTATggcagagaaagagaatCGTAAAGCAGCAGGAGCTGAGAAAGCTAGTACAAGCGATTCCACCCGTAACTAAACTGAGGCTGGCTGCATCCACGGCATCTAGAAGCGAGAACTCAATCACCAGCTCTGGCAGTGCCACCGGCGAACTGCCGAACGGTGGCTCCACTGCAAGAAGTCGAACACTCACGCCTGAGCAGATAACACTCTTGGCCGTGAAGGAGACCAGGAAAAGACAGAAGAGATTGTTTGCCAAATATAATGTACAGATGTGGAAGAACGCCGTTCTACCTCTGGTTCAGATGCCACTTTGGGTAACCTTATCGATGGGCATCCGCTCATTGACCGAGAAGAGACTACTCGAGACGAATACCGGGCAATTGCTAAACTCAATCGTTCCGCCAACCTTGGACCTGAGTCTGCCGCTGGAACCGCTACCGATGCTAGTGCCGTTGATTCTCGGCTCTTTGGCGCTGATCAACGTGGAATACAATGGCAAAGCACTAAGCAGCACTCGGGCTTCGAATGCTGGCATTGTGCTGGCGACCGACGAGCACTCCCGTGCCGCGCAAGGCATGGCAAGTATTCTGAATATCTCGAGATTCGGTTGCATTTTCATGATGGGAATTTCGTCCCAGGCGCCTCTTCTGCTGTCGCTCTACTGGATAAGCTCTCAGCTCT
- the SPT4 gene encoding transcription elongation factor SPT4 (ancestral locus Anc_4.210) encodes MSSERACMLCGIVLTTNDFSNDGCPNCQGIFEEAGVSTIECTSPSFEGLVGMCKPTKSWVAKWLSVDRNIPGMYAVKVDGRLPAEVVEVLPFYKPRDGSQVE; translated from the coding sequence ATGTCGAGTGAGAGGGCGTGCATGTTATGTGGTATCGTACTCACCACCAATGATTTTTCCAACGATGGATGTCCGAACTGTCAGGGTATTTTTGAAGAGGCAGGAGTTTCAACGATAGAATGCACTTCACCATCGTTTGAAGGGCTTGTTGGTATGTGCAAACCCACCAAGTCTTGGGTAGCGAAATGGCTCAGTGTTGACCGGAATATACCGGGCATGTATGCGGTCAAGGTTGACGGCAGGTTGCCAGCTGAAGTCGTCGAAGTGCTGCCTTTTTACAAGCCAAGAGACGGCAGCCAGGTAGAGTGA
- the GRX8 gene encoding glutathione-disulfide reductase GRX8 (ancestral locus Anc_4.211) — protein sequence MVDYVSKVRELIKGHQFFQLSASWCPDCVYANSVWKRFGVEDKIHLFDIGSLPRSEIEQWRQAFQKVTGSRNLPTVLVNGKFWATESELHRFEAAGILKEELKKINLL from the coding sequence ATGGTGGATTACGTTTCGAAAGTGAGGGAACTTATCAAAGGACACcaattcttccagctctcGGCGAGTTGGTGCCCTGATTGCGTTTACGCCAACTCAGTATGGAAGAGATTCGGGGTGGAAGACAAGATTCATTTGTTTGATATTGGTTCTCTGCCTCGCTCTGAGATAGAGCAGTGGAGACAGGCTTTCCAAAAGGTCACTGGCAGTAGAAATCTGCCAACGGTCCTTGTCAATGGGAAATTTTGGGCAACTGAATCGGAATTGCATAGATTCGAGGCTGCTGGTATCCTGAAGgaggaattgaagaagatcaatctGTTATGA